CTGCGCGTAGAGGGGGTTGCGCCCGGGCGCCTCGGTGGGCTCGTAGAAGGTGGGCAGGGGCCCGTCGAGCAGGCCGGTGGGCGCGAAGAGCCACGCCTTGCCGTCGGACTTCAGGGTGAACGGCGAGTCGCCGGCGATCCCTGCCAGGCCGGTCGCCTCGGGCCCGGGGCGGTGGTCGGGCCGCGTCGCCGGCGGGAAGTCGGGCTGATCGAGGCCGGTCCAGCGCCCCGCCCGCTCGTCCCACCAGACATAGCGCTTGCGCTCGCTCCAGGGCTGCCCCTCGGCGTCGGCGGAGGCGCGGTTGTAGAGGATGCGGATGTTGCGCGGCCAGGCGAAGCCCCAGCCCCGGTGGGTGGGACCGGCGGGGTCGCGGGCGGCGGCGAGGTTGCGCCCCTCCGCCGGCATCACCCCGCAGTAGATCCAGGCGCCACACGCGGTGGAGCCGTCGTCGCGGAGCTCGCCGAAGTCCTGCAGCTGGGCGCCGCGAGCGCCGCCGTCCTCCACCTGCCAGCCGTTGATCTCGGCGAGCACCCGCTCCACGTCGGGCTCGTCGGCGATGCGGAAGCGCGTCGGCGTGGCCGCCGCGTAGTCCCAGGTGAGCGCCTGGATGGGGCGGTCGCGCTCCAGGGTCGAGCCCGCGTAGAGCTCCTTGAGGCGGCGGCCGAGGTGGTACATGAACCAGCTCTCGCTGCGCGCGTCGCCGGGCGGGTCGACCGCCTTCTCGTGCCACTGGAGCAGCCGCATCGTGTTGGTGAAGGTGCCGTCCTTCTCCGCCGAGGCCGCGGCCGGCATCAGGATCACCTCGGTGCCGATCGTGGTCGGGTCGGCGCCCGGCGCCCTCGACCAGAAGCTCGCCGTCTCGGTCTCGAAGAGGTCGCGCACCACCATCCAGTCCAGCTTCTTCAGCGCCTCGCGCACCAGCGCCGCGTTGGTGTTGCCCGCCGCGGGGTTCTGGCCGACGACGAGGTACCCCTTCAGCCGGCCGGCGAGCATGTCGGCGAAGGCGGCCTGCTCGGTGTGGTCGCCGGTGCGCTTCGCCAGCCAGCGGTAGCCGCGGTCGGCGCCGCCGGCGTCGCCGTACCAGGCGGTGAGCAGGCTGGTGATGTAGCTGGGGGCGTTCCCCCACACCCCGCGGGGCTGCTGCACCGCCGCGCAGTAGGCGTCGAGGTCGGCGTGGGTGCCGCCGGCGAGGGGCTGGGGGAGGTAGCCGGGGAGCAGGTCGGAGAGGGTGGGGATGTCGGTCGACCCCTGGATGCTGGCGTGGCCGCGCAGCGCCAGGATGCCCCCTCCGGGACGGCCCATGTTGCCGAGCAGCAGCTGGAGGATGGCGGCGGCACGGATGATCTGCGGCCCCACCGACTGCTGGGTCCAGCCCACCGCGTAGCAGATCACCGAGGTGCGCTCCGGTCCGGAGTTCTCGACCAGCGCCCGCGCCACCGCCTCGAAGTCGGCACGCGGGGTGCCGCAGACCCGCTCGACCATCTCCGGGGTGTAGCGGGCGAAGTGGCGGCGCAGCACCTGGAGCACGCAGCGCGGGTGCTCCATCGCGGGGTCGCGCTCGATGCGGAAGTCGGGCCCGGCGGGGGCGCTCTCGCCGTAGCTCCAGTGGGCGCGGTCGGGGTCGTAGCGGCCGTGGTCACCGGAGGCGGGCGCGGTGCCGGCCTCGGGGGCGGCGTCCCCGGGCCCGGCGCGGGGGAGCGCCTCGAGGCCGTCGGCGACGAAGCCGGAGAAGAGGCCGCCGTTGTCCTCGGCGTCGACGTAGCCCTCGGGGAGGATCGAAGGGCCGTTGGTGAAGTCGCGGACGTACTCGCGGAAGAACCGGTCGCCGGCGAGGACGTGGTTGATCAGGGCGCCGAGGAAGACGATGTCGCTGCCCGAGCGCATCGCCACGTAGCGCGAGGCGCTCGCCGAGGTGCGGGTGAACCGGGGGTCGACGTGGATGACCTCGGCGCCGCGCTCACGAGCCTCGACCACGAAGCGGAAGCCGACCGGGTGGTTCTCCGCCATGTTGCTGCCCATCACCAGGATGCAGTCGGCGTTGACCAGGTCCATCAGGTTGGTGGTGGCACCGCCCCGCCCGAAGCTCGCCCCCAGACCGGGGACCGTGGAGCTGTGTCATATCCGTGCCTGGTTCTCGATGGGCAGGATCCCGAGCCCCCCGGTGAGGAGCTTCTTGATCAGGTAGTTCTCCTCGTTGTCGAGGGTGGCGCCGCCGAGCGAGGCGATGCTGAGGCAGTGGTTGACCGCCTCCCCCGAGTCGGTGCGCTCGACGAAGCCGGCGTCGCGGGTGGTGCGGATCAGCTGCGCCACCCGCTCCATCGCCCACTCCAGCGTGCGCCGCTCCCACCGGGTGGAGTAGGGGGCGCGGTACAGCACCGACGTGACCCGGTCGGGGTTCACGTGGAGCTGGTAGGTGGCGGCGCCCTTGGGACACAGGTGACCGGCGCTGATCGGGCTCTCCGGGTTGCCCTCGATGGAGAGGATCTCGCCGTCGCGGTGGTACACGCGCTGGCCGCAGCCGACGGCGCAATAGGGGCACACACTGGGGGTGACCTCGGCCCCCTCGATCCGCGGGCGCAGCGCGGCGGTGCGCGGGCTGACCGGCTGCGGGTCGCCGCTGAGGCTGAGCAGGCGGCGCAGGCGCGAGCGGGGGCGCGCGGCGTTCGCGGAGATCTCGGCCATGGTGGCAACCCTAGCATCCGGACTGAACCGGTGTGCAGATGTCGAGATCTCTGCCGTGCAGTCCGTGGTGATCTCCCGCGGCGGCCGGCTGCCGCATCGTGATCCGCCGTCGTTCACCGCCTCGGCCCCGGACGTCCGCCGGTCGATCTCCGCGAAACCCCAAGCGGTGCAAGGAGTTACTCCCGATCGCCCCAACTGCGAAAGCGGCGGCGTTTTGGTCATGAGAGTCTGCAATGCGGCGCCACTGCTTCGGCGGCCTCCGCGACGCCACCTCTCCTCGCTTGCGCGGGGCGGGGCCGGTTCGCCGGACCCGCCTCGCGCTCTCCCCTGCTGCCGGGCACCCGTCAGATGTTGGTGTCGTCCGTGGGGACCACGTCGGGGTCGGGGATCGGCGCCGCGTCCTGAGCGCCGCCGACCACGTCCTCGGACGCGGCGGCGTCGAGGGTGTACGAGGTCATCGACAGCGACCCGTACGCGTAGCCCTCGACCATGATCCGCGCCGGGCGGCCCGCCGCGGCGGCGAGCCCGGCGAGGTAGAGCGACGGGATGAAGTGGTCCGGCGTCGGCACCGCGGCGGTGTAGTCGCGGTGCGAGTGGAGGCCGAGCACCTCGCCGGGTGCGCTGGTCATCACCGCGCGCGCCTCCTCGTCGAATCTCCGTGCCCAGTCGAAGCCGCGGTCACCGGCGCCCGGATCGATCCGCCGCAGGTTGTGGACGACGTTGCCGCTGCCCACGACCAGCACGCCGCGGTCGCGCAGCGGGGCGAGCTGCGCCCCCAGCTCGACGTGGTGGTCGAGCGGCTTGCTCGCGTTGATGGACAGCTGCACCACGGGGATGTCGGCGCCCGGAAATGCGTGGCAGAGCACCGACCAGGTGCCGTGGTCGAGCCCCCAGCTGTCGAGGTCGAGCCCCACCCAGGTCGGCCGCACCACGTCGGCGACCTCCTCAGCGACCTCGGGAGCGCCGGGAGCCGGGTACTCGACCGCGAAGAGCTGGTCGGGGAAGCCGAAGAAGTCGTGGATGGTGCGCGGCCGGGCCATCGCGGTGACCGCGGTGGCGTTGATGTACCAGTGCGCCGAGACCACCAGGATGGCGCGCGGCCGCGGCACCGAGGCGCCGAAGGCGCGCCACGCCTCGGTGTATCGGTTGTGCTCGAGCGCGTTCATCGGGCTGCCGTGGCCGATGAACGCCGCCGGCATCGGTGCCTGCGCCATCCGGTCCTCCTCCTGCGGTTCTCACCTACGATATCGGACCGGGACGGCCGACCCCGGCCGAGCCAGGAGGACGCGCGTGACCGAGAGCAGCGGCGGGCCCCCGCCGGACTGGCACCGCCAGCTCGCGGCCGCGACCTTCAACCGCACCTGGGAGCTGATCGACCTGCCCGGGCGGACGCGCGCCGAGGAGGACGAGATGCTCCGCACCGCTTTCGCCTCCCGCCACCACTGGGAGCTGGCCGGCGGCGGCGACGCCGAGCGCGCCACCGGCGACTGGCAGATCGCCCACGTCGCCGCGCTGCTCGGCCTCGCCGACCTCTCGCTGCGCTGCGCGCGCTCGGCGCTCGATATCGCCCGCGCCGGCGGCTGGAAGGGCTGGCGGCTGGCCTCCTGCCACGAGGGCATGGCCCGCGCCCACGCCGCCGCCGGTCACCGCAGCGAGCGCGACCGCCACGTCGCGCTGGCACGCAGGGCGCTGACCGAGGACGACGACCCGGAGGCGCGCGAGGTGATCGAGGCGCAGCTGGCGACGGTGCCGTAGCCCCCGGCCGGTGGCCTACCGGACTCCGATGCCCTGGGTGTACGCGATGAGGATCCCCCAGGGCACCGCCCAGGCGACCAGGGCGGCCAGCCACACCCCGTCGACCCGAGCCCGGCCGGCGATCGCGGTTCCCGCCCCCGACCGCGAGCCCAGCCAGACGCGCAGGGCGATGATCGGGACCACGCCGAGCTCGATGATGGCGCTCCACCCGACCGCCATCGGCTTCCCCGAGGGGAGCGGGAGCCGCAGCCCACCGGTGGAGAGCCGGATGATCACGATCGCGGCGAAGAGCATCCAGCCGGCCAGGGCGGCCACTGCGTTGGCGCCGCCCGACGCCCGGAACCAGCTCGCCGTCCTCGGCAGGCTGAGCCGCCAGGCGATCCAGGGGACCAGGGTCAGCTCGACCACGGTGCTCGGCACCAGCCGCCTCGCCATCCCCTGGCCCTCCACGAACACGAGCGCGGTCGACACGCCGAGGACGACCACCAGGATGGCGAGCGCGAGGGTTCCGAGCCGGGCCCACTCCATGCCCCGCCGCAGCCCCTCGCCGAGAACCACGAGGAGGGCAGCGGCGGCGAGATAGGCGGTCATCCGGCCGGCGCCGTGGTGGAGGCCGAAATGGCCGCCGGCGCCGCCGACCCCCTGGGCGGTGTACTGGGCGGCGAGCCCCCAGAGGAAGACGATCGCCATCCCCAGCCCGGCCGGCCCGGAGGCGCTCCTCTCGGTGGTGGCCGGCCGCGTCGCCGTGCTCGTGGTGCTCAGCCCAGCCCCTCCTCCGGCCACAGCTCGATCGCCCGTCCCGCGGCCGCGCGGATGACGTGATCGGGCCGTGGCCACCTGGGCCGCGACGCGTGGAGCGCGGTCACGGCCGCATCGTACGTTCCAGCGCGGCGCAAACGCGGGTCATTCGCAGGCAAGGGTCACCCCCACCCCTCGACCGCGCCGGCCGGATCCGATCATCACCACCCTCACAGACCGCGACGGTCCCGGCCGGTTGACCCCGGGTGAACCGGTGGGCGCACGCTGTCAGCACATCCTCACAGCTCGAGCACCGTGCTCCGGCCCTCCGCCGACGCCACCGGGCGTGCCGGCAGCATGAGGGCGAGGAGCACGCCGACCGCCGCGAGCCCCGCGGTGAGGAGGAAGAGGTCGCCGATGGCGGTGCCGAAGACCTGCAGGCTGGTGCTGCTGTAGAGCTGGAGCACCCCGGCCTGCCCCTGGGCGGCCAGGCCCTGCAGCTGGGGGAACCCGGGAGAGACGCTGGGGAGCAGCACGGCTCGATCGCTCATCTGCTGCGCCTGCTGGCTGGTGAGGATGGCGGTCAGAACCCCCAGCCCCAGCGCCGACGCCACCCGCTGGATGATGTTGTTCATCGCGCTCGCCCGGCCCGCCGCCGCGCTGGAGACGGTCGCCATTCCCGCGGTGATGATCGGCATGATCGACAGCCCCAGGCCCACGCTGCGGATCGACATCCAGAGGATGATCTGTCCCTTCGACGTCGCCAGCGTGATGCCGTGGATCAGATAGGTCCCGTAGGCCACGAGGAGCATGCCGATCGTCGCCGGCCACCGTGCTCCGATCCGGTCGTAGAGTTGACCGGCGATGGGCATCACCATCCCGGTGATCAGCGCGGGCAGCAGCAGCGTGAGCCCGGCCTCGAGGGCGCCCAGCCCCTGCCCCTCCTGGAGGAAGAGCGGAACGTAGAACATCCCGGCGAAGAGGGCGGCGATGAGAACCGCCATCAGCACTGACGAGTTGGTGTAGCCCCAGTTGCCGAAGATCCGCACGTCGAGCATCGGCTGCTCGACCGAGAGCTCGACGACGACGAAGGCGGCCAGGCTGAGCAGGCCGGCCGCCATGAGGATGAGGACGCGGTACGAGGACCATCCCCAGGACGCGCCCTCGGAGAGCGCCAGCAGCAGGGAGAACAGGCCCGTGGCCACGGTCGCGAAGCCGGCGGCGTCGAACCGCTGACCGCTCGTCCTGGGGGAGCTGGGCAGCACGGCGGCCGCCGCCACCACTCCGAGCACGGCGACGGGGATGTTGATGTAGAAGATCAGCCGCCAGTTCACGTACTGGACGAGGTAGCCGCCGATGGTCGGCCCGACGGCGGGCGCGAACAGGACGCCGAGCCCGAAGAACCCCATGGCGGTCCCCATCTTGTGGCGCGGCACCATGCGGTACAGCAGCGCCTGCGCGACCGCCGGCAGCAGCCCGCCACCGATCGCCTGGACGATCCGGAAGACGATCAGGATGTTCAGGCTCCAGGCCAGTCCGCACAGCGCCGAACCGGCCGCGAAACCGATGAGCGCGAAGCGGTAGACGCGGTCGAGGCCGTAGCGGTCGCCGAGCCAGCCGCTGACCGGCACCACGATGCCGAGCGCGAGGGTGTAGGCGGTGGCGACCCACTGCACCTGGTCGGTGGTGGCGCCGAACTGCGTCTGCATCATCGGGATGGCGACGTTGACGATGTCGGTGTCGAGCACCGCCATGAACATGCCGACCACCAGGACCGCCAGTGGAAGCGCCCAGCCCCGGTCGGAGACCGGGGCGTCCTCGACGACCGGGGTCGGCTCGGGGGCCGGTTCTGCGGTGGCGACGACCGCAGGGCGGCGACCCGGGCCGCGGCGGCCGGCGTAGCCCACCCTCCTCCTCGCCGGCTGCGCCGCTCGCCGCGGGTGAGGCGGCCGGACGGTGGCGGGGAGCGCGACCACGCGACCCTCCGGGACGGCCGCCGGGGCGGGGCCGTCCTCCTCGGTCCGGAGGGGATCGATCATGGGACTCTCCGTGCGGGGCCGTTCGGGGCGGCGACGCACGTGCCACCACCATGGGAGGGAGGGGGGCTGTCCAGCCCTGCTCGCGCCCGGGAGGGAGTCGGACGCGGTATGCTGGATGAACGGGTTGATGTTGTACACCGCTATTATAGCGGTGTACAAGGTTGGGGACAAGAACCATGGGGGAGCCGGTCGACTTCGAGCTCGCCGACGCGTTCGTCGACTTCCTGCCGCGGTTCAAGCGGTGGATCGAGCACCTCCTTCCCCCGGGGGAGACCACCGCGGTGCGCATCCGGCTCCTCGGCACGGTCCACTGCGAGGGGCGGCAGAAGATGAGCGGGCTCGCCACCGCGCTGTCCATCACCGCGCGCCGGGTCACGGCGCTCGTGGACGCTCTCGAGGACGAGGGCCTGGTGGCGCGGGCGCCGGACCCGCGGGACCGGCGGGTCACCTGGGTCACGCTGACCGAGAGCGGCGCCGCCACCGTCGATCGCCTGTACCAGGCGCACCGGGGGGCGGTCGCGGCCCTCTTCGACGAGCTCGCACCGGAGCGCAAGGCTGCGCTCCTCCAGTCGATGCGCGAGCTGACGGACAGGGTGCACCGCACCGATCCCGAGGCCCGCCGCACCGTCCGCGTCGCCGTCTGAGGCGACGCTCACTCCGGACGTCCGTGCCCCTGGTTCCACGGCCCCTGA
This window of the Candidatus Dormiibacterota bacterium genome carries:
- a CDS encoding molybdopterin-dependent oxidoreductase, with translation MDLVNADCILVMGSNMAENHPVGFRFVVEARERGAEVIHVDPRFTRTSASASRYVAMRSGSDIVFLGALINHVLAGDRFFREYVRDFTNGPSILPEGYVDAEDNGGLFSGFVADGLEALPRAGPGDAAPEAGTAPASGDHGRYDPDRAHWSYGESAPAGPDFRIERDPAMEHPRCVLQVLRRHFARYTPEMVERVCGTPRADFEAVARALVENSGPERTSVICYAVGWTQQSVGPQIIRAAAILQLLLGNMGRPGGGILALRGHASIQGSTDIPTLSDLLPGYLPQPLAGGTHADLDAYCAAVQQPRGVWGNAPSYITSLLTAWYGDAGGADRGYRWLAKRTGDHTEQAAFADMLAGRLKGYLVVGQNPAAGNTNAALVREALKKLDWMVVRDLFETETASFWSRAPGADPTTIGTEVILMPAAASAEKDGTFTNTMRLLQWHEKAVDPPGDARSESWFMYHLGRRLKELYAGSTLERDRPIQALTWDYAAATPTRFRIADEPDVERVLAEINGWQVEDGGARGAQLQDFGELRDDGSTACGAWIYCGVMPAEGRNLAAARDPAGPTHRGWGFAWPRNIRILYNRASADAEGQPWSERKRYVWWDERAGRWTGLDQPDFPPATRPDHRPGPEATGLAGIAGDSPFTLKSDGKAWLFAPTGLLDGPLPTFYEPTEAPGRNPLYAQ
- the ygiD gene encoding 4,5-DOPA dioxygenase extradiol, translating into MAQAPMPAAFIGHGSPMNALEHNRYTEAWRAFGASVPRPRAILVVSAHWYINATAVTAMARPRTIHDFFGFPDQLFAVEYPAPGAPEVAEEVADVVRPTWVGLDLDSWGLDHGTWSVLCHAFPGADIPVVQLSINASKPLDHHVELGAQLAPLRDRGVLVVGSGNVVHNLRRIDPGAGDRGFDWARRFDEEARAVMTSAPGEVLGLHSHRDYTAAVPTPDHFIPSLYLAGLAAAAGRPARIMVEGYAYGSLSMTSYTLDAAASEDVVGGAQDAAPIPDPDVVPTDDTNI
- a CDS encoding DHA2 family efflux MFS transporter permease subunit: MIDPLRTEEDGPAPAAVPEGRVVALPATVRPPHPRRAAQPARRRVGYAGRRGPGRRPAVVATAEPAPEPTPVVEDAPVSDRGWALPLAVLVVGMFMAVLDTDIVNVAIPMMQTQFGATTDQVQWVATAYTLALGIVVPVSGWLGDRYGLDRVYRFALIGFAAGSALCGLAWSLNILIVFRIVQAIGGGLLPAVAQALLYRMVPRHKMGTAMGFFGLGVLFAPAVGPTIGGYLVQYVNWRLIFYINIPVAVLGVVAAAAVLPSSPRTSGQRFDAAGFATVATGLFSLLLALSEGASWGWSSYRVLILMAAGLLSLAAFVVVELSVEQPMLDVRIFGNWGYTNSSVLMAVLIAALFAGMFYVPLFLQEGQGLGALEAGLTLLLPALITGMVMPIAGQLYDRIGARWPATIGMLLVAYGTYLIHGITLATSKGQIILWMSIRSVGLGLSIMPIITAGMATVSSAAAGRASAMNNIIQRVASALGLGVLTAILTSQQAQQMSDRAVLLPSVSPGFPQLQGLAAQGQAGVLQLYSSTSLQVFGTAIGDLFLLTAGLAAVGVLLALMLPARPVASAEGRSTVLEL
- a CDS encoding MarR family transcriptional regulator, giving the protein MGEPVDFELADAFVDFLPRFKRWIEHLLPPGETTAVRIRLLGTVHCEGRQKMSGLATALSITARRVTALVDALEDEGLVARAPDPRDRRVTWVTLTESGAATVDRLYQAHRGAVAALFDELAPERKAALLQSMRELTDRVHRTDPEARRTVRVAV